The stretch of DNA ATGGAGCAATGGGATGCCTTCATCCAGGAAACGGGAATCCCGGTGATCATCGATGCTGCGGGCGCATACGGTAACCAGAAGGTCGGCGGCCGAGCGGACGTCGTCTTCAGCTTCCATGCCACCAAGTCGTTCGGGGCTGCAGAAGGCGGCGCAGTATTTTCCAGCGACCCCAAACGCATCCTTGCGATCCGTCAACTCGCCAATTTCGGTATCGACACGTCGATCGCACAGCTCGTGGGCTTCGGTACGAACGGCAAGATGAGCGAGTACCACTGCGCCATCGGCCTGGCTTCTTTTGACGAATGGGAAGAAACCAAGCGCGAGCGCAGGTCACTCCATCGACGCTACTCCGATGCCCTCCATCGGGCCTGCCCGACCGTGCGCTTCCAGAGCAAGCCGTCGGATGGCATCTACCCGCTGTTGCCGGTACTGCTTCCTGAAGGAGTGAGCGCCGCCGACGTTTCGCAGGCACTGTCACGCGCCAAGATCGAAACCCGGCGCTGGTACTCCCCTGGTTTGCATACCCACCCGGCGTTGCGCGACGCGCCCCGTTCGGGCTCGCTGACCGTGGCTGATGATATCGGCACTCGAATCCTGGGCCTCCCTTTCTTCATCAACATCAGTGACGAACAGATCAACCGCGTCTGCAGCGAACTCTCGCAAGCGCTCGCGACGACGACGGAAACCATGCGATGAGCAAGATCTCCTACGTCCTTCCCGTCTACCACAACCAGGGCTCCATCAAGCTCACCTGGCAGGAGATCTCCGCGTTGTTCGCGGGCCCTCTCAGTGCGCATGAGTATGAGGTGATCTTCGTTGACGACGGATCCAAGGATGCGTCCTATGCCGAGATGCTGGAGGTGGCCGCGCTCGACAGCAACGTCCGGACGATCACCTTCAGTCGGAATTTCGGCCAGATCGCCGCAATCGTCGCCGGCTACCGGCATGCCACGGGCGATGCGATCATCAACATGTCGGCCGACCTCCAGGATCCGGTCGAACTGACAGTCGAGATGGTGCGTAAGTGGGAAGCAGGCTCGGACGTCGTGGTAGCCCACCGCGAAGACCGCGAGGACTCAGTCGGTGCTTCGTTGTTCTCCAGGCTCGCGTACGGGGCCCTGCGTGCGTCAAATCCCGCGATTCCTGCTGGCGGCTTCGATTTTGTCCTGATGAGCCGCCGGGCCCTGGACCAGTTCCTCCAGTACAAGGGTCGGAACCGCTTCTTCCAGGGCGACGTGATCTGGGCCGGCTTCGCCACGACCTATCTCCCCTACGTGCGCCGCAAACGGACGATCGGAAAGTCGCAATACAATTTCAGCAAGAAGCTCAAGCTGTTCTTTGACTTCCTGCTGGATGGCTCGTACTTGCCAATCCGCCTGATGTCGCTTTGCGGCGTCATCGTCGCCCTGCTGGGCGCGCTGTATGCGGCAGTGATCGTGGTCGCGTGGGCTCTGGGCAAGACGCCGTTCTCAGGCTGGGCCCCGCTGATGGTCGCCATCCTGCTGGTCGGCGGCATCATCATGCTGATGCTTGGAATCATCGGTGAGTACCTTTGGCGAATCCTCGACGAGATCAAGGAGAAACCGCTCTATGTAATCAAGGAAGAGCAGTGAGGTCTGGCCTTCTGCCGCGGCAACCCGAGGTCGGCGGGTGGTTGCTTGCGTTCGCCGCATGCGCCTACTGCCTTCTGGTGTTCTGGCAGGCCACCGCAATGGGGCAGGTCCCCATTTCTGTACCGCTCACCTATGAAGGCGATGGCCTGCAGTACTCGTTCATCATCGAGGCGTTCTCGTCCCACGACGGTGTTGGCAGGATCATCAACGCAGGCGCACCGTTCGGCACCCAGAACCTGGATTTTCCGAATGCCGACTTCAGCAACCTCCTGCTGGCGTCCCTGGTCGCAGGTGATGGCCATTTCGGCGAGAGGCTCAACCTTTACCTGCTGCTGAGCGTGGCTTTGACTTCGTTCGCCAGCTTCTTCACCGCGCGGCGGTTCGGACTGAGGCCGCTGTGGGCGGCGATCGTTGCAGTCGCTTTCACCTTGCTGCCGTTCCATTTCCTGCGCATTCCGCACTTGTTCTATACGAACTACTCCGCGGCGGCGGTCGCGGTATGGATTGCATTGCAGGTTGCCGCTCCGTCGAATGATGACGACGAAGCGCCGCTCTGGAAGCGACGGCTGCGGCTGGCCGGCTTTGCCTTGGGCTGTGCGTGGTGTGCCAGTACCGGCGTCTACTATGCGTTCTTTTCCTGCATCGTCATCGCCAGCGCAGGCCTGCTGGCCGCCGTACGCGACTCGGCCCTGGCCCCCGTCCGGCGCGCAGCGCTGCCCCTGCTGATCATCGTAGGTACCGTCGGATTGCAGTTGCTTCCGACCCTTGTGTTCGTTCAAGAGCAAGGCATTAACGAGCGCGTTGCCAAACGTTCGTTCCAGGAGTCGGAGGTGTATGGCCTGCGCGTGACTCAGTTGGTTTTGCCAAGCGCCAATCACCGGCTCGGGAGATTGGCCAATATTCGCAATCGCTACGATCAGCAGGCCCCCAACGTCAACGAGAACAGCACCGCGACGCTTGGTGTGTTCGGCGCCTTCGGTTTCGCCGCCGCCATCCTTCTCGTTCTCGCACCTCGCCTGCGCGATCGCCTCCGCTGGCCATACGAACTGAGCGCGGCGTTGCTGTTGATCCTGTTGCTGTTCGCCACGATCGGCGGTTTTGGCACCCTTTTCGCCTTGCTGGTGACGCCGCAGATGCGTGCGTTGAACCGCATATCTCCATTCATAGCGCTACTGGCCGCGCTGATCGCGGCAGGGGTTTTGCAGACGATCATCGATCGTTTCCGCTTCGCCATGGCGCATTCGATCGTTGCGGTGATCGCGCTGATCGGCATTGTCTATGACCAGGTTCCGGTGGGCATGGGCGAACCCAATCCGCGGCGCCAGGCGGATAAGGTGCGCTTCGACGATGACCGCGCATTTGCCCGGATTGTCACTGCCAACCTGGCTGACGGCGCGGCGGTGATGCAGCTGCCATACATCGATTATCCGGAAGCGGGCTCTTCGATTGGCGATTACACCCAGTTCCGCAATCACCTGCATGCTCCGAGCATCCGCTGGACACACGGCGCCATGAAGGGACGACCTGAGGGCAACTGGCTCGCCATGGTCTCTGCGCTGCCCCCTCAACTGTTCGCGCAAACGCTCCGCGCGGCGGGATTTTCAGGCGTGGTCGTTGACGAACGCGGCGGCAATGAGTTCATCAGTAGCCAAGCACAGGCGTTTGCCGCGACGGGCCCTTCAAGGAAGTTCACGTCAAAGGACAAATCGCAAACCGGATACCTGGTCAGTGGCGTTCCAAGCCCCATCGGCGTGGCGATTTCGCCTGCACGGGGTTGGTACGCTCCGGAGCGTTCCGCAGATGCTGTGTGGATCTGGTCGTCGGGTGACGCTTCGTTGCAACTCTCCGAGGCCACGCGCGCACCGTGCACGGCGCGTATCACGCTGACGAGCCTTCGACCGCAACGGGTCTCGGCCAAGGTAGACGGCAGGCTCGTCGGGTTTGTGGAAGTGACCAGCAATACAAACGCTGTCCTTACGATGCCCATTCCCGTCGGCACGCGCACCGTCTTGCTGGGCAGCGACACGCCTGCCGCAAGCGCGGGCACTGACGACCCCCGAGTGTTCGGGTTCCAATGGAAGGTGGTCGACGCTCCGGTCTGCGTACCTGGCGCCGGGTGAGTCGTGGCAGGCCGTTGTGACAAGGGGCTGCAAGCAGCCCCTTGTGGATCAAGGTCCCCGCTTCGCCTTGGCACGAAACTCTTCGCTGTCCATCATGGAGCGAAGCAGTTGTGGGCGGGTTAGCGTGCCCGAGACCAAGAGCTGACAGCCACCCTCAAAACCGGATGGGTCGGGGTTTCTCCCCAACACAGTCTGATAGGCAGAGCGCAAGAAATCCGAATCGAGGGCAGGCTGGGCATCTGACCGGGGAGCCTCGCCGGGGCAGCGTTCGACCGTGGCCTGTTGCTCGCGCAGCGACTGCACCCGCGCAACCGTGTCGCCGTCTTCGGGCCGACGGTGCGGCAGCATCAGCGTCGGCCGCGGCACCAAAGCGACCGCAGTGGCCCCCGTCGCGTCGGCACCCGGTTCTATCGGCAGATCGAATCTCGTCAAGCGCTGCGGGCGATTGAACAGCACGAATGTCGACCCGTCCACCTCGGACACACGGTAGTCGCTTACGGAAGACCAGGTCACGCCGTCGGCGAGCGCCTTGCCATACAACAGAGGCGTAGCGCGACCATTCTCCTTGCGGACGCCGTCAATACGGTAGGCGAGCAGTGACGTTGGCTCGGCGAACTGCAATGAAAGCCTGTCACCGCGCACGGTCACCTGGACCGGAGGCACCTCTCCACGCGCTCGCAGCGAGACAGTCCCAAGCAGAGCGGTTACGACCAGCGCGACCACCGCTGCAGTCCAACGCCGACGCGCAACTGCGTCAGACACAGCGAAAAACGCCAGCAGCAACGCCACCGGAAAAGTCCAGGCGATGTAGTGGATCAGTTTGTATCGCCACATGTTGCCCGGATGGAAATCGGTGAAGGCGAGGTACAGACCGACGCTGGCGATGACGACAATCGAGAGCATCCGGGCTTGGCGACCGAACAGCAGCACATACACCACACCGAACAAGCCTAGGATGGCAAACGGATAGCGCGCGAATATGCCCAGGCCGCTGCCATAGAACTCACGCGGGTCGCCGAAGATCAAGGCGTACTTATAGGGAATCGAGCGGAAATCGAAACCAAGCGCCGAAGCCATTTCCATGTAGGTCGACGGCGACCAGCCATAGATCGCCACGTGCAACGCAGCATACGCGGCAAGACCACCCAGCGCCGTCAACCCACCCCAGGCCGCCACCGACAAGACGGCGCGCTTATCGCCCGTTTGCCATGCGCGTACAAGACCTACTGCGAGGTGAGCCGCCAACGGCACCAGCGGGAAGAC from Lysobacter arenosi encodes:
- a CDS encoding DegT/DnrJ/EryC1/StrS family aminotransferase, whose amino-acid sequence is MTTIPLLVPRMPDTDRLIPYLRQIDQNRLYTNFGPLSRELERRLVDDLDGDSSTHVTTVSNCTVGLELALQACGLEQGARVLIPAITFVATATAVIRVGMVPVLSDVATDSWLLSPELARHALKQGRIDAVMPVATFGCPHDMEQWDAFIQETGIPVIIDAAGAYGNQKVGGRADVVFSFHATKSFGAAEGGAVFSSDPKRILAIRQLANFGIDTSIAQLVGFGTNGKMSEYHCAIGLASFDEWEETKRERRSLHRRYSDALHRACPTVRFQSKPSDGIYPLLPVLLPEGVSAADVSQALSRAKIETRRWYSPGLHTHPALRDAPRSGSLTVADDIGTRILGLPFFINISDEQINRVCSELSQALATTTETMR
- a CDS encoding glycosyltransferase family 2 protein, coding for MSKISYVLPVYHNQGSIKLTWQEISALFAGPLSAHEYEVIFVDDGSKDASYAEMLEVAALDSNVRTITFSRNFGQIAAIVAGYRHATGDAIINMSADLQDPVELTVEMVRKWEAGSDVVVAHREDREDSVGASLFSRLAYGALRASNPAIPAGGFDFVLMSRRALDQFLQYKGRNRFFQGDVIWAGFATTYLPYVRRKRTIGKSQYNFSKKLKLFFDFLLDGSYLPIRLMSLCGVIVALLGALYAAVIVVAWALGKTPFSGWAPLMVAILLVGGIIMLMLGIIGEYLWRILDEIKEKPLYVIKEEQ
- a CDS encoding DUF4214 domain-containing protein, with the translated sequence MRLLLDRTQKYFANTSAMSLFFCLAVLMYVLAYFSSVFAPGLSNPLGWWGWWDQSQYLRSADALAHGNLDPSEHWYPLGYSLLGAIFFRWVPLHAFFVPNLLCFLAFGLSLVHMAKALGLARAWGVVALFAGAVLPSLMLEQYVIPWSTIPLAAAYGWIMLLYLLCMRDGFTRGRMVGLALLFVAVIAVRPTDVFPLVPLAAHLAVGLVRAWQTGDKRAVLSVAAWGGLTALGGLAAYAALHVAIYGWSPSTYMEMASALGFDFRSIPYKYALIFGDPREFYGSGLGIFARYPFAILGLFGVVYVLLFGRQARMLSIVVIASVGLYLAFTDFHPGNMWRYKLIHYIAWTFPVALLLAFFAVSDAVARRRWTAAVVALVVTALLGTVSLRARGEVPPVQVTVRGDRLSLQFAEPTSLLAYRIDGVRKENGRATPLLYGKALADGVTWSSVSDYRVSEVDGSTFVLFNRPQRLTRFDLPIEPGADATGATAVALVPRPTLMLPHRRPEDGDTVARVQSLREQQATVERCPGEAPRSDAQPALDSDFLRSAYQTVLGRNPDPSGFEGGCQLLVSGTLTRPQLLRSMMDSEEFRAKAKRGP